A part of Arthrobacter dokdonellae genomic DNA contains:
- a CDS encoding Dyp-type peroxidase, producing the protein MSPESIPSRRRDFLRGALTTGTAAAAAAAIAAAAPPAHAEGAAAAFPFEGEHQAGVYLPAKPQAASTFAVFALTATNKAGLKALLQAVTDRIRILTAGGTPTPAGSGAPPADSGVLGPAMPSDGLTVTVGLGHGAFDKRFGLASMKPHGLGPMRIFPDDVADPAWLGGDVLLQICANSPDTVHHALRDITRHTRAWIQPQWQINGFVSPPRPSGTPRNLFGYKDGIANPSERDGLVWITPGSGQPEWAVGGTFIVVRLIRMLVEFWDRVSVNEQDTMIGRRRDSGAPLDGSLERDTPQYAKDPNGAVIPLAAHIRLANPRTPSSDGTRLLRRGYNYVLGQDPTGNQNVGLIFACYQANIQKQFEAVQERLAGEPMTDYIQAFGGQYFIGLPGVTGNGVLGAGLFK; encoded by the coding sequence ATGTCACCGGAATCCATACCCTCCCGGCGCAGGGACTTCCTGCGCGGCGCGTTGACCACGGGAACGGCGGCTGCCGCTGCCGCGGCAATTGCTGCGGCAGCACCCCCCGCACACGCCGAGGGTGCGGCGGCAGCATTCCCCTTTGAAGGGGAACACCAGGCCGGGGTGTATCTTCCGGCCAAACCACAGGCTGCCTCTACTTTTGCCGTCTTCGCATTGACTGCCACGAACAAGGCAGGGTTGAAGGCGTTGCTGCAGGCCGTCACGGACCGTATCCGGATCCTCACTGCCGGCGGCACTCCAACTCCTGCCGGTTCGGGCGCGCCACCAGCGGATTCCGGCGTGCTCGGACCCGCCATGCCGTCTGACGGGCTGACGGTGACCGTCGGGCTGGGCCACGGCGCCTTCGACAAACGGTTCGGTCTCGCCTCGATGAAACCGCACGGTCTGGGTCCCATGCGCATCTTCCCGGACGACGTTGCCGACCCGGCCTGGCTGGGCGGAGACGTTCTCCTGCAGATCTGTGCCAACTCACCGGATACTGTGCACCATGCCCTCCGGGACATCACCCGGCACACCCGTGCCTGGATCCAGCCCCAGTGGCAGATCAACGGCTTTGTCTCGCCTCCCCGCCCGTCCGGCACCCCGCGAAACCTGTTCGGCTACAAGGACGGGATCGCGAACCCCTCGGAGCGGGATGGGCTTGTGTGGATCACGCCTGGTTCCGGGCAGCCGGAGTGGGCCGTCGGCGGCACCTTCATCGTGGTCCGGCTCATCCGCATGCTCGTCGAATTTTGGGACCGCGTTTCCGTCAATGAGCAAGACACGATGATCGGCCGTCGCCGCGATTCCGGGGCGCCGCTGGACGGCTCCTTGGAAAGGGACACGCCGCAGTATGCAAAAGACCCCAACGGCGCTGTCATCCCGCTGGCCGCGCACATACGGCTGGCCAATCCACGGACACCCTCGTCTGACGGCACCAGGTTATTGCGCCGTGGGTACAACTACGTCCTTGGCCAGGACCCGACGGGCAACCAAAATGTGGGTCTCATCTTTGCGTGCTACCAGGCCAACATCCAAAAGCAGTTTGAGGCGGTTCAGGAGCGGCTGGCTGGCGAGCCGATGACCGACTACATCCAGGCATTCGGCGGCCAGTACTTCATCGGCCTGCCCGGAGTCACCGGCAATGGCGTCCTGGGTGCGGGCCTGTTCAAGTAG
- a CDS encoding EfeM/EfeO family lipoprotein, with product MNQDVTLRRQWIATGVAVVASAAVIAIAATGARSEPTATPDQSTAVISVSDAACGSGAGARSTGPVTFTLRNESTWPTEVYLVKQPGLGTLFRSVILGPGSSLNERAVLGPGSYSFQCLQGGQVRSISVPFVVTGEGSSDDTPAIKQASSGELQQSNSLYLRYASQTLGTMAPQLRGLTAALAAGDLASARLYWLDARQTWAGLGAAYGSFGDAGGNIQGVRNPALAPANDPDFTGLGRIEYGLYHGESAQALNEVAVKLEKDVADLAGQLRTLPLVPGSLPLRAHEILEDTLRDTLSGQDDQGAGMAFAITSADVLATRATVADLAGPLESRRPGITATINATLNAVNTALAPLHRNNSWITLADATPSQRRSVNAAVSSALEALADVPQLLALPQGSE from the coding sequence ATGAACCAGGATGTGACGCTCCGACGGCAATGGATCGCGACGGGCGTGGCGGTGGTTGCCTCCGCCGCTGTCATTGCCATTGCTGCGACGGGAGCACGGTCGGAGCCTACCGCCACCCCTGACCAATCCACGGCCGTAATCAGCGTGAGCGACGCCGCGTGCGGATCCGGAGCCGGAGCACGGTCCACGGGACCTGTCACGTTCACGCTCCGGAACGAATCCACGTGGCCGACGGAGGTTTACCTCGTCAAGCAGCCTGGCCTCGGCACCTTGTTTCGATCGGTGATTCTTGGGCCCGGCTCCTCCTTGAATGAACGCGCAGTGCTGGGTCCCGGCAGCTATTCCTTCCAGTGCCTTCAGGGAGGCCAGGTTCGCTCAATCTCCGTTCCCTTCGTCGTCACCGGCGAGGGCTCTTCGGATGACACTCCTGCCATCAAGCAGGCCTCCTCGGGTGAACTGCAGCAGTCCAACAGTCTTTATCTTCGGTATGCCTCGCAGACGCTTGGGACCATGGCCCCGCAGTTGCGCGGGCTCACGGCGGCCCTGGCGGCCGGCGACCTTGCTTCAGCCCGCCTTTATTGGCTGGATGCACGCCAAACCTGGGCTGGACTCGGCGCAGCTTATGGCAGTTTCGGTGATGCCGGGGGCAACATACAGGGCGTTCGCAATCCTGCACTGGCGCCGGCGAACGATCCGGATTTTACCGGCCTGGGACGCATCGAATACGGGCTCTACCATGGGGAGTCCGCACAGGCGCTGAATGAGGTGGCGGTCAAACTGGAAAAAGACGTGGCCGACCTTGCCGGGCAGCTGCGTACGCTGCCGCTTGTCCCCGGCTCGCTGCCGCTCCGTGCCCACGAAATTCTGGAAGACACTTTGCGTGACACGCTGTCGGGACAGGACGACCAAGGAGCCGGCATGGCGTTCGCGATCACGTCGGCGGATGTGTTGGCCACCCGCGCAACGGTCGCGGACTTGGCCGGACCGCTGGAGTCCCGCCGCCCGGGCATCACGGCCACCATCAACGCCACGCTCAATGCCGTCAACACCGCTCTGGCACCACTCCACAGGAACAATTCCTGGATCACCCTCGCCGACGCCACGCCAAGCCAGCGCCGGTCCGTCAACGCAGCGGTTTCTTCCGCCCTTGAAGCACTGGCGGACGTACCCCAATTACTCGCACTGCCACAAGGCAGTGAATAG
- the lhgO gene encoding L-2-hydroxyglutarate oxidase: MRTGSAAVVGGGIIGTAVARELLLGGTASEVTLFEKEAELSFHQTGHNSGVVHAGLYYEPGGLKATLCRRGVGLLRDLAARRDVPFEECGKVVVARDAVELERLQAIFRRAVANGVPDVRMVDGSELADIEPHAVGVAALHSPTTAITDYRAVTAALAAEFTEGGGVVRLNSLVRGVVESGIGVQVELDSGLEDFDLVINCAGLQSDRLAKRSGDAREPRIVPFFGEYFLLRPERSSLVNGLIYPVPDPRYPFLGVHLTKRVDGAVMVGPNAFLAGGREAYRGRQFSPGDLADVAGFPGFWRFAAGNMPAAVREVRTVLSRRAFVGEAKAYVPELAMADVVPGHRGIRAQAMNADGSLVDDFVITGSRRILHVRNAPSPGATSSLAIAEHIVRQAAARLVE, translated from the coding sequence GTGAGGACGGGCAGTGCCGCCGTCGTCGGCGGAGGCATCATTGGCACCGCCGTGGCAAGGGAACTTCTGCTGGGCGGTACGGCGTCGGAAGTGACCTTGTTTGAAAAGGAAGCCGAGCTGTCCTTTCACCAAACGGGGCACAACAGCGGGGTGGTCCACGCCGGGCTCTATTACGAGCCCGGCGGGCTGAAGGCCACGCTGTGCCGCCGCGGCGTGGGCCTGCTGCGGGACCTTGCGGCCCGGCGGGATGTCCCGTTTGAGGAATGCGGCAAGGTGGTGGTGGCCCGGGACGCGGTGGAGCTGGAGCGGCTGCAAGCCATCTTCCGGCGCGCCGTTGCGAACGGGGTGCCGGACGTCCGCATGGTTGACGGCAGCGAGCTGGCCGACATCGAGCCGCATGCGGTGGGCGTCGCCGCGCTTCACTCCCCCACCACCGCCATTACCGACTACCGTGCGGTCACCGCCGCCCTGGCCGCTGAGTTCACGGAGGGCGGCGGGGTGGTCCGGCTGAACAGCCTGGTGCGCGGAGTGGTGGAATCCGGCATTGGGGTGCAGGTTGAACTGGATTCCGGGCTGGAGGACTTTGACCTTGTCATCAACTGCGCGGGGCTGCAGTCGGACCGGCTGGCGAAGAGATCGGGGGACGCCAGGGAACCCCGGATCGTGCCGTTCTTTGGCGAGTACTTCCTGCTCCGGCCCGAACGAAGCAGCCTGGTCAACGGGTTGATCTACCCGGTGCCCGATCCGCGGTACCCGTTTCTGGGCGTTCACCTGACCAAGCGCGTGGACGGGGCCGTCATGGTTGGCCCCAACGCCTTCCTGGCTGGCGGGCGCGAGGCCTACCGCGGCCGGCAGTTCTCCCCGGGCGACCTGGCCGACGTGGCCGGATTCCCCGGATTCTGGCGCTTCGCCGCCGGGAACATGCCTGCCGCGGTCCGCGAGGTGCGCACAGTGCTGAGCAGGCGCGCCTTTGTGGGTGAGGCCAAGGCCTATGTGCCGGAGCTGGCCATGGCCGACGTCGTTCCCGGCCACCGCGGCATCCGCGCCCAGGCGATGAACGCCGACGGCAGCCTGGTGGACGACTTTGTCATCACCGGCAGCCGGCGCATCCTGCACGTGCGCAACGCCCCGTCGCCGGGGGCGACGTCGTCGTTGGCGATCGCGGAGCACATTGTGCGGCAGGCCGCGGCGAGGCTGGTCGAATGA
- a CDS encoding sugar nucleotide-binding protein: protein MVFFDLPVHGDNRGWFKENWQREKMAGPGLPDFGPVQNNISFNETAGTTRGIHAEPWDKFISVATGSVFGAWVDLREGDSFGTVFTAVIDPSTAIFVPAGVGNAFQTLQDNTAYTYLVNAHWSPEATYTFLNLADETAAIAWPIPLESAEVSEKDRTHPRLAEVEPMRGKRTLVLGANGQLGRALEKLYRGDADVDFRSRTELDLAAAEPFAGIDFSRYATVINAAAYTSVDEAETPAGRAAAWAVNATAVATLARACTVHRTTLVQVSSDYVFDGTIDVHDEDEPLSPLGVYGQSKAAGDTAAATTPRHYILRTSWVIGEGSNFVATMASLAGRSIRPAVVNDQYGRLTFTEDLAAAIHHLLTTGAPFGTYNISNAGPVQTWADIAGDVYELLGHPRDHVTGIPAAEYFADKPDTAPRPTHSTLNLTKLQDTGFMPPPAHERLAQYLSARREP, encoded by the coding sequence ATGGTGTTTTTTGACCTGCCCGTGCACGGGGACAACCGGGGATGGTTCAAGGAGAACTGGCAGCGGGAGAAGATGGCCGGCCCCGGGCTGCCGGATTTCGGGCCGGTGCAAAACAACATCTCCTTTAACGAAACGGCCGGCACCACCCGCGGCATCCATGCCGAGCCGTGGGACAAGTTCATCTCCGTCGCCACCGGGTCCGTGTTCGGCGCCTGGGTGGACCTGCGCGAAGGGGACTCGTTCGGGACCGTTTTCACCGCCGTCATTGATCCCTCCACCGCCATCTTCGTCCCGGCCGGTGTCGGGAACGCGTTCCAGACGCTGCAGGACAACACCGCCTACACGTACCTGGTCAACGCCCACTGGTCCCCCGAGGCGACGTACACCTTCCTGAACCTGGCCGATGAGACCGCCGCCATCGCCTGGCCCATCCCGCTGGAGTCCGCGGAGGTCTCCGAAAAGGACCGCACCCATCCCCGCCTCGCCGAGGTGGAGCCCATGCGCGGGAAGCGCACCCTGGTCCTGGGCGCCAACGGCCAGCTCGGCCGGGCCTTGGAGAAGCTGTACCGGGGCGACGCGGATGTGGACTTCCGCAGCCGCACCGAACTTGACCTCGCCGCTGCGGAGCCTTTCGCCGGGATTGATTTCTCCCGCTACGCCACGGTCATCAATGCCGCGGCGTACACCTCCGTGGACGAGGCCGAAACCCCGGCCGGGCGCGCGGCGGCGTGGGCCGTGAACGCCACCGCCGTCGCCACGCTGGCACGGGCCTGCACCGTTCACCGCACCACCCTGGTCCAGGTCTCCAGCGACTACGTCTTCGACGGCACCATCGACGTCCACGACGAGGACGAACCCCTCTCCCCCCTGGGCGTGTACGGCCAGTCCAAGGCCGCCGGGGACACCGCCGCGGCCACCACGCCCCGGCACTACATCCTGCGCACCAGCTGGGTCATCGGGGAGGGCAGCAACTTCGTCGCCACCATGGCCTCCCTCGCCGGCCGGAGCATCCGACCGGCCGTGGTCAACGACCAATACGGCCGGCTGACCTTCACCGAAGACCTCGCCGCCGCCATCCACCACCTGCTCACCACCGGGGCCCCCTTTGGCACCTACAACATCTCCAACGCCGGACCCGTCCAGACGTGGGCAGACATCGCCGGGGACGTCTACGAACTCCTCGGCCACCCCCGCGACCACGTCACCGGCATCCCCGCCGCCGAGTACTTCGCCGACAAACCCGACACCGCACCCCGCCCCACCCATTCCACGCTGAACCTCACCAAACTCCAGGACACAGGATTCATGCCGCCCCCCGCCCACGAACGCCTCGCCCAGTACCTCAGCGCACGGCGGGAGCCGTGA
- the rfbB gene encoding dTDP-glucose 4,6-dehydratase → MQRLLVTGGAGFIGSNFVHYAMAHTDCAVTVLDKLTYAGNRASLAGLDAGRFTLVEGDICDAVLVDSLVAGADAVVHYAAESHNDNSLADPSPFVQTNLVGTFTLLEAVRRHGTRFHHISTDEVYGDLALDDPERFTESTPYNPSSPYSATKAGSDLLVRAWVRSFGIEATISNCSNNYGPFQHVEKFIPRQITNVIDGIRPRLYGAGANVRDWIHADDHSSAVLAILDKGVAGETYLIGADGEHNNKDVIERILTVMGRDAGDYDHVSDRPGHDLRYAIDPTRLRTELGWVPARADFDAGLASTIDWYRANEAWWRPQKAATEAKYSRQGEQVQTPAGGAGRR, encoded by the coding sequence ATGCAGAGACTTTTGGTGACCGGCGGGGCCGGTTTTATTGGGTCCAACTTTGTCCACTATGCCATGGCCCACACGGATTGTGCGGTGACTGTGCTGGATAAGTTGACGTATGCGGGGAACCGGGCGTCGCTGGCCGGGCTGGACGCGGGCCGGTTCACCCTGGTGGAGGGGGACATTTGCGACGCCGTCCTGGTGGATTCGCTGGTGGCTGGGGCGGACGCGGTGGTCCATTACGCGGCGGAGTCCCATAATGACAACTCCCTGGCGGATCCGTCGCCGTTTGTGCAGACAAACCTGGTGGGGACCTTCACGCTGTTGGAGGCGGTGCGTCGGCACGGCACCCGGTTCCACCACATCTCCACCGACGAGGTCTACGGGGACCTGGCACTCGACGACCCGGAACGGTTCACGGAATCAACGCCTTACAACCCCTCGAGCCCGTATTCGGCCACGAAGGCCGGCTCGGACCTGCTGGTGCGGGCGTGGGTGCGCTCGTTCGGGATCGAGGCGACGATCAGCAACTGCTCGAACAACTACGGCCCGTTCCAGCACGTGGAGAAGTTCATTCCGCGCCAGATCACCAACGTGATCGACGGGATCCGGCCCCGCCTGTACGGGGCGGGTGCGAACGTGCGGGACTGGATCCACGCGGACGACCATTCCTCGGCCGTGCTGGCCATCCTGGACAAGGGCGTGGCCGGGGAGACGTACCTGATCGGTGCCGACGGCGAGCACAACAACAAGGATGTGATCGAGCGGATCCTTACCGTCATGGGCAGGGACGCCGGCGACTACGACCATGTCAGCGACCGTCCCGGACACGACCTGCGCTATGCGATCGATCCGACCCGGCTGCGCACCGAACTCGGGTGGGTCCCTGCCCGTGCCGATTTCGACGCCGGGCTGGCCTCGACCATTGACTGGTACCGGGCCAACGAGGCCTGGTGGCGGCCGCAAAAGGCCGCCACGGAAGCCAAATACTCCCGCCAGGGCGAACAGGTCCAGACACCCGCCGGTGGGGCGGGCCGCCGGTGA
- the rfbA gene encoding glucose-1-phosphate thymidylyltransferase RfbA, which produces MRGIILAGGTGSRLHPITLGISKQLVPVYDKPMIYYPLSTLILAGIRDILIITTPHDAEQFQRLLGDGSQFGVNLTYRQQPSPDGLAQAFILGEEHIGHQTVALVLGDNIFYGPGLGTQLQKHEYLSGGSIFGYWVKDPAAYGVVDFDAAGKVVSLEEKPANPRSNYAVPGLYFYDNDVVNIAKELKPSPRGELEITDVNRAYLERGDLQVQLLPRGTAWLDTGTFSDLNDASTFVRTVESRQGLKIGAPEEVAWRQGFLSDDDLRQRAEKLVKSGYGAYLLQLLG; this is translated from the coding sequence ATGCGCGGAATTATTCTCGCCGGGGGCACCGGCTCGCGGCTTCACCCGATCACCCTGGGCATCAGCAAGCAGCTGGTGCCCGTCTATGACAAGCCGATGATCTACTACCCGCTCTCCACGCTGATCCTGGCCGGCATCCGGGACATCCTGATCATCACCACCCCGCACGACGCCGAACAGTTCCAGCGCCTCCTGGGCGACGGGTCCCAATTCGGTGTCAACCTCACGTACCGGCAGCAGCCATCCCCTGACGGGCTGGCCCAGGCGTTCATCCTCGGCGAGGAGCACATCGGCCACCAGACCGTGGCCCTGGTCCTCGGCGACAACATCTTCTACGGCCCGGGCCTGGGCACGCAGCTGCAAAAGCACGAATACCTCAGCGGCGGCTCCATCTTCGGCTACTGGGTCAAGGACCCCGCCGCCTACGGCGTGGTGGACTTCGACGCCGCCGGCAAGGTGGTCTCGCTGGAGGAAAAACCGGCGAACCCCCGCAGCAACTACGCCGTGCCCGGCCTCTACTTCTACGACAACGACGTCGTCAACATCGCCAAGGAGCTCAAGCCCTCGCCCCGCGGGGAACTGGAAATCACCGACGTCAACCGCGCCTACCTCGAACGCGGGGACCTCCAGGTCCAACTGCTGCCCCGCGGCACGGCCTGGCTGGACACCGGAACGTTCAGCGACCTCAACGACGCCTCGACCTTTGTGCGCACCGTGGAGAGCCGGCAGGGCCTGAAGATCGGGGCGCCGGAGGAAGTGGCATGGCGCCAGGGCTTCCTCAGCGACGACGACCTCCGCCAGCGCGCCGAAAAACTCGTCAAAAGCGGGTACGGCGCGTACCTGCTGCAGCTGCTCGGCTGA
- a CDS encoding SufS family cysteine desulfurase: protein MALTSADHFHDGPLTDAEVRRIRNDFPILDQQVNGNTLVYLDSGATSQKPLSVMEAEQEFYEQRNAAVHRGAHTLAVAATDVFEDARATVAAFIGAAENELVWTANATAGLNLIAYSFGNASVGDVDKQARQFAVGPGDEVLVTEMEHHANLVPWQELCRRTGATLTFIPIMEDGLLDMEAAAALFTSRTKVFSFTHVSNVTGVINPVVELTRMAHDVGALVVLDACQSAPHLALNVKALDVDFAVFSGHKMLAPTGIGAVYGRAALLDAMPPFLTGGSMITTVTMDRAGYLPAPQRFEAGTQPISQAAAFAAAVNYLSETGMQRVHDWEASLGQRMVAGLEAIPGIRVLGPSAGTARAGLAAFEVDGVHAHDVGQFLDAAGIAVRVGHHCAQPLHRRLGLRASTRASAYLYNTTDEVDAFLAAVAGVRPYFGITGA, encoded by the coding sequence TTGGCATTGACATCCGCTGACCACTTCCATGACGGGCCCTTGACGGATGCCGAGGTGCGCCGCATCCGCAACGACTTCCCCATCCTCGACCAACAGGTCAACGGCAACACGCTGGTTTACCTGGACTCCGGGGCAACGTCGCAAAAGCCTCTCAGCGTGATGGAAGCCGAGCAGGAGTTCTACGAGCAGCGCAATGCCGCCGTGCACCGCGGAGCCCACACGCTCGCCGTCGCCGCCACGGACGTCTTCGAGGACGCCCGCGCCACCGTGGCCGCGTTCATCGGGGCGGCGGAGAACGAGCTGGTCTGGACGGCCAACGCCACCGCCGGGCTGAACCTGATCGCCTACTCCTTCGGCAACGCCAGCGTCGGCGACGTGGACAAGCAGGCGCGGCAGTTCGCCGTCGGCCCCGGCGACGAGGTGCTGGTGACCGAGATGGAACACCACGCCAACCTGGTCCCGTGGCAGGAACTGTGCCGGCGCACCGGCGCCACGCTGACATTCATTCCCATCATGGAAGACGGCCTGCTGGACATGGAGGCCGCGGCGGCCCTGTTCACCTCCCGCACGAAGGTGTTTTCCTTCACCCACGTCTCCAACGTCACCGGTGTCATCAACCCCGTGGTGGAGCTGACCCGCATGGCGCACGACGTCGGCGCCCTGGTGGTGCTCGACGCCTGCCAGTCCGCCCCCCACCTGGCCCTCAACGTCAAGGCACTGGACGTGGACTTTGCGGTGTTTTCCGGCCACAAGATGCTCGCACCCACCGGGATCGGCGCCGTCTACGGCCGCGCCGCGCTGCTGGACGCCATGCCCCCGTTTTTGACCGGCGGCTCCATGATCACCACCGTCACCATGGATCGCGCCGGCTACCTGCCCGCCCCCCAGCGCTTCGAGGCCGGCACGCAGCCCATCTCGCAGGCCGCCGCCTTCGCCGCCGCCGTCAACTACCTCAGCGAGACCGGCATGCAGCGCGTCCACGACTGGGAGGCCTCGCTGGGCCAGCGCATGGTGGCCGGGCTGGAGGCCATCCCCGGCATCCGCGTGCTGGGCCCTTCCGCCGGCACGGCCCGCGCCGGCCTGGCCGCCTTTGAGGTGGACGGCGTCCACGCGCACGACGTCGGGCAGTTCCTTGACGCCGCCGGCATCGCGGTGCGCGTGGGCCACCACTGCGCGCAGCCCCTGCACCGGCGGCTCGGCCTGCGCGCCTCCACCCGCGCCAGCGCCTACCTGTACAACACCACGGATGAGGTGGACGCGTTCCTGGCCGCAGTGGCCGGCGTGCGTCCCTACTTTGGAATCACGGGAGCCTGA
- the sufU gene encoding Fe-S cluster assembly sulfur transfer protein SufU — protein sequence MSALDSLYQQIILEQAKARTGADLPNNQLAGDHLPAGTGQCHQLNPVCGDEITLRVETEGSGDHRTVSGIHWAGDGCSISMASASILSELVVGLGAGEVQELIGNFREVMRSRGKLTADEEVLGDAAALSGVSKFPARVKCAMLAWVAAEDALKQTV from the coding sequence ATGAGCGCATTGGATTCGCTGTACCAGCAGATCATCCTGGAGCAGGCCAAGGCCCGCACCGGCGCGGACCTGCCCAACAACCAGCTGGCGGGGGACCACCTGCCGGCCGGGACGGGGCAGTGCCACCAGCTCAACCCCGTGTGCGGGGACGAGATCACGCTTCGCGTGGAGACGGAGGGCAGCGGGGACCACAGGACGGTCTCGGGCATCCACTGGGCGGGGGACGGATGCTCCATTTCGATGGCGTCGGCCTCGATCCTCAGCGAGCTCGTGGTGGGCCTGGGCGCCGGCGAGGTGCAGGAGCTGATTGGGAACTTCCGCGAAGTCATGCGCTCCCGCGGCAAGCTGACGGCCGACGAGGAAGTCCTGGGCGACGCCGCGGCGCTCTCCGGAGTCTCCAAGTTCCCGGCCCGGGTCAAGTGCGCCATGCTCGCCTGGGTCGCCGCGGAGGACGCGCTGAAGCAGACGGTGTAG
- a CDS encoding Hpt domain-containing protein — protein MSLDQLHDLEDSLGGEAAVCKGFVSNYVDMWTGRFQRLSTAIGSEDLDAAMDAALSLCTSSHMVGATRLEQCAEELIGMLRAGCLQQASMALPSLGRCGRQTVHQLVEKYVKRA, from the coding sequence ATGAGCTTGGACCAGCTGCACGACCTGGAGGATTCCCTGGGCGGGGAGGCTGCTGTGTGCAAGGGCTTCGTCAGCAACTACGTGGACATGTGGACGGGCCGGTTCCAAAGGCTGTCCACGGCCATCGGCTCGGAGGACCTGGATGCCGCCATGGACGCGGCCTTGAGCCTGTGCACTTCCAGCCACATGGTCGGCGCAACGCGCCTGGAGCAGTGCGCCGAGGAGTTGATCGGAATGCTGCGCGCCGGCTGCCTGCAGCAGGCGTCCATGGCGTTGCCTTCACTTGGACGATGTGGGAGGCAGACCGTCCACCAGCTCGTGGAGAAATACGTCAAACGCGCCTAG
- a CDS encoding alternate-type signal peptide domain-containing protein — MNKMVKGAIATGVGVILLVGGGGTLATWNQAQNASMGSVVSGDLNLVASTGRWTNAAGTTIADISAYRVVPGDVLTYTQDVTVTLTGDLMTAKLAVTGVGADGTGSAAFGGAATAGATTLTKGTQVLPDTILKPSDSGVVKASTTFTFKSSATGRTATNASYSLGNIGYALVQQAPASANNS, encoded by the coding sequence ATGAACAAGATGGTCAAAGGCGCAATCGCAACCGGCGTAGGCGTCATCCTGTTGGTCGGCGGTGGCGGAACGCTCGCCACCTGGAACCAGGCACAGAACGCAAGCATGGGCTCGGTGGTCTCGGGTGACCTGAACCTGGTGGCCAGCACCGGCAGGTGGACCAACGCCGCCGGCACCACCATCGCCGACATCTCCGCCTACCGCGTGGTCCCGGGCGACGTCCTGACCTACACGCAGGACGTCACCGTCACCCTGACCGGCGACCTGATGACCGCCAAGCTGGCCGTCACCGGCGTCGGCGCTGACGGGACCGGATCCGCGGCCTTCGGCGGCGCCGCCACCGCCGGCGCCACCACGCTGACCAAGGGCACCCAAGTCCTGCCGGACACCATCCTGAAGCCCAGCGACTCCGGCGTGGTCAAGGCATCCACCACGTTCACGTTCAAGTCCTCGGCCACCGGCCGCACCGCCACGAACGCCTCCTACAGCCTTGGCAACATCGGCTACGCGCTGGTGCAGCAGGCGCCCGCCTCCGCGAACAACTCGTAG
- a CDS encoding signal peptidase I: MTALQTPAAAGKVANASPLTAPERWLRLAARGAAFLMFIAVALAALVLVLAPLVTGSQTYTVLTNSMAPKYAPGTFLVVKPTSFASLRVGDIITYQIESGKPAVISHRIVSVGTTESGERVFTTKGDNNSLADDAPVHAQQVRGKLLYAVPYVGFLANRLGQTDRGALMPIAAVGLIGFGAVSMVQGVRGRKRAPKESGHAA; encoded by the coding sequence ATGACCGCCCTCCAGACACCAGCCGCTGCCGGCAAGGTTGCCAACGCCAGCCCGCTTACCGCGCCGGAGCGTTGGTTGCGCCTGGCGGCGCGCGGAGCGGCCTTCCTGATGTTCATTGCCGTCGCGCTGGCCGCCCTGGTCCTGGTGTTGGCGCCGCTTGTCACCGGTTCCCAGACGTACACCGTCCTGACCAACTCCATGGCGCCCAAGTACGCCCCCGGAACGTTCCTGGTGGTCAAGCCGACGTCCTTTGCCAGCCTGCGGGTGGGCGACATCATCACGTACCAAATCGAGTCCGGGAAACCTGCCGTGATCAGCCACCGCATCGTGTCCGTGGGCACCACGGAGTCCGGGGAGCGGGTTTTCACCACCAAAGGCGACAACAACTCCCTGGCCGACGACGCACCCGTCCACGCCCAGCAGGTCAGGGGCAAGCTGCTCTACGCCGTCCCTTATGTCGGGTTCCTGGCCAACAGGCTGGGCCAAACGGACCGCGGAGCCCTCATGCCCATTGCGGCCGTCGGACTCATCGGCTTTGGCGCCGTCAGCATGGTGCAGGGAGTCCGGGGGCGCAAGCGCGCGCCGAAGGAATCCGGGCACGCCGCATGA